From Amycolatopsis sp. cg9, one genomic window encodes:
- a CDS encoding DUF362 domain-containing protein: MTEQVALTAVGGDAEVPAGLDRLLDLLGAPLAGLRAGDEVLIKPNLFQTKPGFHVSPALLAAIARVVAGYGARPVIAERTHAIYELLNDHEAAKYARIVSFDDLPLRITGIPGATSLRVPIAVPELILDCDFFIGVPQLRTHASVVYSNAMKNLVGLLPGYTTRIVHMAGVDESTVDLNLMRPQDLVVCDGTTVIEGNYPMDGRAREVGFLAASRNAVALDVAVGTLAGFDPASVAYLRDAHARGMGPLSPEDIEVLGTPVPELAFDMVKAPVEIVVPRPGIHVYAEHACPACSRFVAGAMKALAGELCEWDGEMTVISGPQVELPPLRGEVVLVGNCLYESRDLGIFVEGCPPRAIQLAAFRYAMGKPVGDHERTQFRVPAGVR, translated from the coding sequence ATGACTGAGCAGGTCGCCCTCACGGCGGTCGGCGGCGACGCCGAGGTGCCGGCCGGGCTGGACCGGCTGCTCGACCTGCTCGGCGCGCCGCTGGCCGGGCTGCGGGCCGGCGACGAGGTGCTGATCAAGCCGAACCTGTTCCAGACGAAGCCGGGGTTCCACGTGAGCCCGGCGCTGCTGGCGGCGATCGCCCGGGTCGTCGCCGGGTACGGGGCGCGGCCGGTGATCGCCGAGCGCACGCACGCGATCTACGAGCTGCTGAACGACCACGAAGCCGCGAAGTACGCCCGGATCGTCAGCTTCGACGACCTGCCGCTGCGGATCACCGGCATCCCGGGCGCGACGTCGCTGCGCGTGCCGATCGCCGTCCCCGAGCTGATCCTGGACTGCGACTTCTTCATCGGCGTCCCGCAGCTGCGCACGCACGCGAGCGTCGTCTACTCGAACGCGATGAAGAACCTCGTCGGGCTGCTGCCCGGGTACACCACCCGGATCGTGCACATGGCGGGCGTCGACGAGTCCACTGTGGACCTGAACCTGATGCGGCCGCAGGACCTCGTGGTGTGCGACGGGACCACGGTCATCGAGGGCAACTACCCGATGGACGGCCGCGCGCGCGAGGTCGGGTTCCTCGCCGCGAGCCGCAACGCCGTGGCGCTCGACGTCGCCGTCGGCACGCTGGCCGGGTTCGACCCGGCCAGCGTGGCGTACCTGCGGGACGCGCACGCGCGGGGGATGGGGCCGTTGTCACCGGAGGACATCGAAGTGCTCGGCACGCCGGTGCCCGAGCTGGCGTTCGACATGGTCAAGGCGCCGGTGGAGATCGTCGTGCCACGCCCGGGAATCCACGTGTACGCCGAACACGCGTGCCCCGCCTGCAGCCGGTTCGTGGCCGGGGCGATGAAGGCGCTGGCCGGCGAGTTGTGCGAGTGGGACGGGGAAATGACGGTCATTTCGGGGCCGCAGGTGGAGCTGCCGCCGTTGCGCGGGGAAGTGGTGCTCGTCGGCAACTGCCTGTACGAAAGCCGGGACCTCGGGATCTTCGTCGAAGGCTGCCCGCCGCGGGCGATCCAGCTGGCCGCGTTCCGGTACGCCATGGGCAAACCGGTCGGCGACCACGAGCGGACGCAGTTCCGGGTGCCGGCGGGCGTGCGATGA
- a CDS encoding anthranilate synthase component I family protein, translating into MITSALSPGDRLHRHVVSLATTVDPVAAAAALRPAGRVMLTAGAGGSAAVLAAGELAVLSHPGGGAPLTAAVDLLRSLDLPPGTTDAEAAWFGFLAYDAARDFERLPSRHAATGRPAYEFFLPEVLVADGRVIGRGTTPAAARTAAEQVARTLDRLVVAPLGTVAVGAGRFGFAYDEYVAAVRRAQQHILDGDVFQLVLSNAWTAPATVDGLSVYKRLTEINPSPYHFWYGGPRFEAVGASPEPCLTLSGGRALIRPLAGTRPRGRDGRADRLAEDDLRSSPKELAEHRMLVDLARNDLGRVCRPGSVSVERLMAVERYSHVMHLTSDVRGEPPAERGTDELIRATFPAGTMTGTPKVRAMEIIDALEPSRRWLYSGAVGSFGRSHVDLYLTIRSMVWCDGEIRLQAGGGIVHDSDPAEEYAECLAKLGSGARALGVTVEGTAA; encoded by the coding sequence ATGATCACGTCCGCGCTGTCCCCGGGCGACCGGCTGCACCGCCACGTGGTTTCCCTGGCCACGACGGTGGATCCGGTCGCGGCCGCGGCGGCGCTGCGGCCCGCCGGCCGCGTCATGCTCACCGCCGGAGCGGGTGGCTCGGCGGCCGTGCTGGCCGCGGGCGAACTCGCCGTCCTCTCGCACCCCGGCGGCGGTGCCCCCTTGACCGCCGCCGTGGACCTGCTCCGCAGCCTGGACCTGCCGCCCGGCACCACCGACGCCGAGGCGGCCTGGTTCGGGTTCCTCGCCTACGACGCGGCGCGGGACTTCGAGCGGCTCCCGAGCCGGCACGCGGCGACCGGCCGGCCGGCGTACGAGTTCTTCCTGCCCGAGGTGCTGGTCGCCGACGGGCGGGTGATCGGCCGCGGAACGACCCCCGCGGCCGCGCGCACGGCGGCCGAACAGGTCGCCCGGACCCTGGACCGGCTCGTCGTCGCTCCACTCGGGACGGTCGCCGTCGGCGCCGGCCGGTTCGGCTTCGCCTACGACGAGTACGTGGCCGCGGTGCGGCGCGCGCAGCAGCACATCCTCGACGGCGACGTCTTCCAGCTGGTGCTGTCCAACGCGTGGACCGCACCGGCCACCGTGGACGGCCTGAGCGTCTACAAGAGACTCACGGAGATCAACCCGTCGCCGTACCACTTCTGGTACGGCGGGCCGCGCTTCGAGGCCGTCGGCGCCTCCCCGGAACCGTGCCTGACGCTGTCCGGGGGCCGCGCGCTGATCCGCCCGCTCGCCGGCACCCGGCCCCGGGGCCGCGACGGCCGCGCCGACCGGCTCGCCGAGGACGACCTGCGCTCGTCGCCGAAGGAACTGGCCGAGCACCGGATGCTCGTCGACCTCGCCCGCAACGACCTCGGCCGGGTGTGCCGCCCGGGCAGCGTCTCGGTCGAACGGCTGATGGCGGTCGAGCGGTACTCGCACGTGATGCACCTGACGTCCGACGTCCGGGGCGAGCCGCCGGCCGAGCGGGGCACGGACGAGCTGATCCGGGCCACCTTCCCGGCGGGCACGATGACCGGCACGCCGAAGGTGCGCGCGATGGAGATCATCGACGCGCTCGAGCCGTCCCGGCGCTGGCTGTACTCCGGCGCGGTCGGCTCGTTCGGCCGGTCCCACGTGGACCTGTACCTGACGATCCGCAGCATGGTCTGGTGCGACGGCGAAATCCGCCTGCAGGCGGGCGGCGGCATCGTTCACGACTCGGACCCGGCCGAGGAGTACGCGGAATGCCTGGCGAAGCTCGGCTCGGGCGCCCGCGCGCTCGGCGTGACGGTGGAAGGGACTGCCGCGTGA
- a CDS encoding MFS transporter, with product MRNFFALHRNVRLRIGLAFVHKLIDAMILTFIAIYLAAHVGVAVAGALILVFAAFAVVGMLAGGHLSERWGRRPVLIAGDLVGTAFLALMAVAYYSGWGALAVYFSYAVVKLGTNLALPANDATIIDVTPPADRKFVYTVNYWVINVALGAGALLGAFLYSAHFGAVILGGAVGMAFALVTTVALVAETKPDTPRPPAKLTGLAQFAEGYKVVLADSTFRRLIIAATLILTLEGQLSTAIGIRLSTDFPVQEVFPFGAVTGVQMLGVLKAVNTVLVVVFALVVNTLLRRLPDRARLYAGIALYAGGFAVLAVTDDAWLLLAAVVVLTVGELMNLPVQQALLAELAPEEGRPRYLAAYYLHIRFGQIVNSVLVSLSAVLATQGMAAIYLLFGVVVILQYRVILARRETPAATPVPETLGR from the coding sequence ATGAGGAACTTCTTCGCACTGCACCGCAACGTCCGGCTCCGGATCGGGCTGGCGTTCGTCCACAAGCTGATCGACGCGATGATCCTCACGTTCATCGCCATCTACCTCGCCGCGCACGTCGGCGTGGCCGTCGCCGGCGCGCTGATCCTGGTGTTCGCCGCCTTCGCCGTCGTCGGCATGCTCGCCGGCGGGCACCTGTCCGAGCGCTGGGGACGCCGGCCGGTGCTCATCGCCGGCGATCTCGTCGGCACGGCTTTCCTCGCGCTGATGGCGGTCGCCTACTACTCCGGCTGGGGCGCGCTCGCGGTCTACTTCAGCTACGCGGTCGTGAAGCTCGGGACGAACCTCGCGCTGCCCGCCAACGACGCGACGATCATCGACGTCACCCCGCCGGCGGACCGCAAGTTCGTCTACACGGTCAACTACTGGGTGATCAACGTCGCGCTCGGCGCCGGCGCCCTGCTCGGCGCTTTCCTGTACAGCGCACACTTCGGCGCGGTCATCCTCGGTGGCGCCGTCGGCATGGCCTTCGCACTCGTCACCACCGTCGCGCTCGTGGCGGAGACGAAACCGGACACCCCGCGGCCGCCCGCGAAGCTGACCGGGCTCGCGCAGTTCGCCGAGGGTTACAAGGTGGTGCTGGCCGACTCGACGTTCCGGCGGCTGATCATCGCCGCCACCCTGATCCTCACCCTCGAAGGCCAGCTGAGCACGGCGATCGGCATCCGGCTGTCGACGGACTTCCCCGTCCAGGAGGTCTTCCCGTTCGGGGCCGTCACCGGTGTGCAGATGCTCGGCGTGCTCAAGGCCGTGAACACCGTCCTGGTCGTCGTCTTCGCGCTGGTCGTCAACACGCTGCTGCGCCGGCTGCCCGACCGCGCCCGGCTCTACGCGGGGATCGCCTTGTACGCGGGCGGGTTCGCGGTGCTCGCGGTCACGGACGACGCCTGGCTGCTGCTGGCCGCCGTCGTCGTGCTGACCGTCGGCGAGCTGATGAACCTGCCGGTCCAGCAGGCGCTGCTGGCGGAACTGGCGCCAGAGGAGGGCCGGCCGCGGTACCTGGCCGCGTACTACCTCCACATCCGGTTCGGCCAGATCGTCAACTCGGTGCTGGTCAGCCTGAGCGCGGTGCTCGCCACGCAGGGGATGGCCGCGATCTACCTGCTCTTCGGCGTCGTGGTCATCCTGCAGTACCGGGTGATCCTGGCCCGCCGCGAGACGCCCGCGGCCACCCCCGTCCCCGAAACCCTGGGAAGGTAA
- a CDS encoding cyclase family protein, with the protein MVARLVDLTHGFYDGMPSYPADWFPKFVSERSMTPETDPYGTERTFSYLHVFPHNGTHMEYRLHFYPGTEGIDEVPLETLIGRACVADLSYKGELDPVTGEDLEKTLRPVWQPGDRLLVRTDYLRHNWGRPDYWDRPPYLTPSAAEWAIDNGASLFGLDCLTERPGDAASPVHHALLAAGIPLLEYVTNMHELTQQVVRLFALPTKVAGAEAAPARVIALEETDD; encoded by the coding sequence GTGGTGGCCCGACTCGTCGACCTCACCCACGGCTTCTACGACGGAATGCCGTCCTACCCCGCCGACTGGTTCCCGAAGTTCGTCAGCGAACGCTCGATGACACCGGAAACGGACCCGTACGGCACCGAGCGCACGTTCTCGTACCTGCACGTCTTCCCGCACAACGGCACGCACATGGAGTACCGGCTGCACTTCTACCCCGGTACCGAGGGGATCGACGAGGTACCGCTGGAGACGCTGATCGGCCGCGCCTGCGTCGCCGACCTGTCCTACAAGGGCGAGCTGGACCCGGTGACCGGCGAGGACCTGGAGAAGACGCTGCGGCCGGTGTGGCAGCCGGGCGACCGGCTGCTCGTGCGCACCGACTACCTGCGGCACAACTGGGGCCGCCCCGACTACTGGGACCGGCCGCCGTACCTGACGCCGTCGGCCGCGGAGTGGGCCATCGACAACGGCGCGAGCCTGTTCGGGCTCGACTGCCTCACCGAACGTCCCGGCGACGCCGCGTCGCCCGTGCACCACGCGCTCCTGGCCGCCGGGATCCCGCTGCTGGAGTACGTCACCAACATGCACGAGCTGACCCAGCAGGTCGTGCGGCTGTTCGCGCTGCCGACCAAGGTGGCCGGCGCCGAGGCCGCGCCGGCCCGGGTGATCGCGCTGGAGGAGACGGATGACTGA
- a CDS encoding ArsR/SmtB family transcription factor translates to MTIAEDADPMWELLMSSYRIRRPEGEPLFGRWRRGSRSAVPESGRLLMSAVPPYGYCPDFLTPAGARTIGEGVSAVLETPSPVLAADVAELAAQGTRVPPWLRRLADGEPRELRRLGTALHDYYRQCVAPDWPSVRRAVARDRRRLQSSLDRGGPQLLLSTLHPDITWTPPVLRVRFPIEQELHLDGRGLRLIPTFFAHGMPTTYKDPGLPPVLVYSISHTRFESDAEPGPSLAALLGHTRARVLMTVAITRCNTSELAELTGISLATASQHASVLRASGLITSARSGKSQIHEITPLGLGVIRAS, encoded by the coding sequence GTGACCATCGCCGAGGACGCCGACCCGATGTGGGAGCTGCTGATGAGCAGCTACCGGATCCGGCGCCCGGAAGGCGAGCCGCTGTTCGGCCGCTGGCGCCGGGGGTCACGCTCCGCAGTTCCCGAGTCCGGCCGGCTGCTCATGTCGGCGGTCCCCCCGTACGGCTACTGCCCCGACTTCCTCACCCCGGCCGGCGCCCGCACCATCGGCGAAGGCGTCTCGGCGGTGCTCGAAACGCCTTCGCCGGTGCTGGCCGCCGACGTCGCCGAGCTGGCGGCGCAGGGCACCCGCGTCCCGCCGTGGCTGCGGCGCCTCGCCGACGGCGAACCCCGCGAACTGCGGCGCCTGGGCACGGCCCTGCACGACTACTACCGCCAGTGCGTGGCCCCGGACTGGCCGTCGGTGCGCCGCGCGGTCGCCCGCGACCGCCGCCGCCTGCAGTCCAGCCTGGACCGCGGCGGCCCGCAGCTGCTGCTGTCGACGTTGCACCCGGACATCACGTGGACCCCGCCGGTGCTGCGCGTCCGCTTCCCGATCGAGCAGGAACTGCACCTCGACGGCCGCGGGCTGCGGCTGATCCCGACGTTCTTCGCGCACGGCATGCCGACGACGTACAAGGACCCCGGGCTGCCACCGGTGCTGGTCTATTCGATCAGCCACACGCGGTTCGAGAGCGACGCCGAGCCGGGCCCGTCACTGGCGGCGCTGCTCGGGCACACGCGGGCGCGGGTGCTGATGACGGTCGCGATCACGCGGTGCAACACGAGCGAACTGGCGGAGCTGACCGGGATTTCGCTCGCGACGGCGAGCCAGCACGCGTCGGTGCTGCGGGCGAGCGGGCTGATCACGAGCGCCCGGTCGGGGAAGTCGCAGATCCACGAGATCACGCCGCTGGGGCTGGGAGTGATCCGGGCGAGCTGA
- a CDS encoding ATP-grasp domain-containing protein, with protein sequence MPNLVMVMPYQAYLRKAQAEGFRITAIWDPAEAGRLFGAQAAEYLREVEAQADAFRLTDFTDPAAYAQAIRDAAADADFVWHVGSEESMQLAYDVADELGKAVNSPRSVALLNDKLAMRTLLRDKGISSVRFATADHWTGIPELLEDFTLPVVVKPARLSASRGVFLLTDPADLADRSRELDGYEGPLLVEEYLRGPEFSVETLTVRGEHHVVGVTRKLLGPLPHFVERGHVHGEPETPETRQVAALAVELLDAAGYQCGPAHTEVILTGTGPRIVESQARLGGDKIPNLIEHARDFDVKRAMFAALAGRAPVPGPTRKVGHIAYFGFPAGTLRRVSGVAEARALDFVDTLSFPFEPGDVLPETVSSKTRHGFVILTGCEDTAQAHARAARVRDLIEVEVR encoded by the coding sequence ATGCCGAACCTGGTCATGGTGATGCCGTACCAGGCGTACCTCCGGAAGGCGCAGGCCGAAGGCTTCCGGATCACCGCGATCTGGGACCCGGCCGAAGCCGGGCGGCTGTTCGGCGCCCAGGCCGCCGAGTACCTCCGCGAGGTCGAGGCGCAGGCCGATGCCTTCCGCCTCACCGACTTCACCGACCCCGCCGCCTACGCGCAAGCGATTCGCGACGCGGCGGCCGACGCCGACTTCGTCTGGCACGTCGGCAGCGAAGAAAGCATGCAGCTCGCCTACGACGTGGCCGACGAACTCGGCAAGGCGGTCAACTCGCCGCGTTCGGTCGCCCTGCTCAACGACAAGCTCGCGATGCGCACCCTCCTGCGGGACAAGGGGATCTCGTCCGTTCGCTTCGCCACCGCGGACCACTGGACCGGAATACCCGAGCTGCTCGAGGACTTCACCCTGCCGGTGGTGGTGAAGCCGGCGCGGCTGTCCGCCAGCCGCGGGGTCTTCCTGCTCACCGACCCGGCGGACCTGGCGGACCGGAGCCGGGAGCTCGACGGCTACGAAGGACCGCTGCTGGTCGAGGAGTACCTGCGCGGCCCCGAGTTCAGCGTCGAGACGCTCACCGTGCGCGGGGAGCACCACGTCGTCGGCGTGACGCGGAAGCTGCTCGGCCCGCTGCCGCACTTCGTCGAGCGGGGGCACGTCCACGGCGAGCCCGAGACACCGGAAACCCGGCAGGTCGCCGCGCTCGCCGTGGAACTGCTCGACGCCGCCGGGTACCAGTGCGGTCCCGCGCACACCGAGGTCATCCTGACCGGAACCGGACCGCGGATCGTCGAGTCGCAGGCCCGGCTCGGCGGCGACAAGATCCCGAACCTCATCGAGCACGCGCGGGACTTCGACGTCAAGCGCGCGATGTTCGCCGCCCTCGCCGGGCGGGCGCCGGTGCCGGGGCCCACGCGAAAGGTCGGGCACATCGCGTACTTCGGCTTCCCCGCCGGGACCCTGCGCCGGGTGTCCGGGGTGGCCGAAGCGCGGGCGCTGGACTTCGTGGACACGCTCAGCTTCCCCTTCGAGCCCGGTGACGTGCTCCCGGAAACGGTGAGCTCCAAGACCCGCCACGGCTTCGTCATCCTCACCGGCTGCGAAGACACCGCGCAAGCCCACGCCCGCGCTGCCCGCGTCCGGGACCTGATCGAGGTGGAGGTCCGATGA
- a CDS encoding BTAD domain-containing putative transcriptional regulator — MTVDEVSYRAAPVRTRPAPVLTLPAFTDLKYRLLGPVSAVGVDGPARLGGPKQRTVLAALLLNANQVVSEDQLIELLWEDRPPASARGQLQVRVWELRKLLGREVIVRREPGYLIEVGPGELDTELFDDVAKDARRLIDGGEPRRGVERLRAVLELWQGPPLGGVTDVLVRRSGQILAEQRMTALEVLFDAELATGRHTHVVRELRHFVDEYPFGERLQEQLMLALQRSGRTPEALEVYTATRERLDAELGVEPGERLRAMHLQVLKGEGDEPPEPAAPVGEVVVPARPAELPRDVRGFAGRTEQLAQLDRQLAARAGAYASDVWIVHGIPGVGKTALALHWAHRVRERFPDGQLYVNLRGFDADREPMEPAVALAQLLRALGADPRRIPEEVDAQAGLYRSLLADRQVLLVLDNARDAEQVLPLLPPTGTVLVTSRHRLGRLVAEFGAFSLGLGALTEADSRALLGGVLGEGRVAAEPAAAGELAELCGHLPLALRIAAANIATGPDTTVAAMAADLAKGDRLKQLVMDGSDESAVTRAFAVSYEALAPELRRLFRLLGLASCADFTARGAAALTGDPVDTVARQLRLLAAAHLVEQHVAGRYRLHDLLRAYALRQAGAHEAPAARARAWRRFVELYLSGADAAERIFGRRHDPRLPREPAVVPANPISFADSAEAAAWLDAEHENLCAVVTQAVTDGPYPVAWYLADAVRSAFYHRGRRVEWVDIATTVLAAARRLDVPAVEAVTAQSIGLAFVHRERHEQAVEWMTEALRVFERVDWPEGKAAALNASAIALRVAGRFEEAASQFELALDLQRQCGYRLGQVSVLNNLASVHRQRCLLDAARACLDEALELAVAEGYQLGEAVVLVGIGVVQRLQGDLPGARRSLTRAFDLHKAHSHPYGQGSALCGLSLVSIDLGEFEQGRAQAVQGLEIARQEQNRETEVGALNALARAEAALGETCSAVRHQREAVAVARHWGSPWHVAEALSGMASVHGARGDHEEVLLVGAEALDLARGGGLRLIEVRCLLALARAHAGQGRRAEARRLCEEGLSRAAGLPALQTRAREVLSRL, encoded by the coding sequence GTGACGGTCGACGAAGTCTCGTACCGCGCCGCGCCGGTGCGGACCCGGCCGGCACCCGTGCTGACGCTCCCGGCCTTCACGGACCTCAAGTACCGGCTGCTCGGCCCGGTTTCGGCGGTCGGCGTGGACGGGCCCGCCCGGCTCGGCGGCCCGAAGCAGCGGACCGTGCTGGCGGCGTTGCTGCTCAACGCCAACCAGGTCGTCTCCGAAGACCAGCTGATCGAACTGCTGTGGGAGGACCGCCCGCCGGCGAGCGCGCGCGGGCAGCTGCAGGTGCGCGTCTGGGAGCTGCGCAAACTGCTCGGCCGCGAAGTGATCGTGCGCCGCGAACCCGGGTACCTGATCGAGGTCGGGCCCGGCGAACTGGACACCGAGCTCTTCGACGACGTCGCCAAGGACGCCCGGCGGCTCATCGACGGCGGGGAGCCGCGCCGGGGCGTCGAACGCCTGCGCGCGGTACTGGAACTCTGGCAGGGACCGCCGCTGGGCGGGGTCACCGACGTGCTCGTGCGGCGCAGCGGCCAGATCCTGGCCGAGCAGCGGATGACCGCGCTCGAGGTGCTCTTCGACGCCGAGCTCGCCACCGGCAGGCACACGCACGTGGTGCGGGAGCTGCGCCACTTCGTCGACGAATACCCCTTCGGCGAACGGCTGCAGGAACAGCTGATGCTCGCGCTGCAGCGCTCCGGCCGGACCCCGGAGGCCTTGGAGGTCTACACCGCGACCCGCGAACGCCTCGACGCCGAGCTGGGCGTCGAACCCGGGGAGCGGCTGCGGGCGATGCACCTGCAGGTCCTCAAGGGCGAAGGCGACGAACCGCCGGAGCCGGCGGCGCCGGTGGGCGAGGTCGTCGTGCCCGCGCGGCCCGCCGAACTGCCCCGCGACGTCCGCGGCTTCGCCGGGCGGACCGAGCAGCTGGCGCAGCTGGACCGCCAGCTCGCCGCGCGGGCCGGGGCCTACGCCTCGGACGTCTGGATCGTGCACGGCATCCCCGGCGTCGGGAAGACCGCGCTCGCGCTGCACTGGGCCCACCGCGTCCGCGAGCGGTTCCCGGACGGCCAGCTGTACGTGAACCTGCGCGGGTTCGACGCCGACCGCGAGCCGATGGAGCCCGCGGTCGCGCTGGCCCAGCTGCTGCGGGCGCTCGGTGCCGACCCGCGGCGGATCCCCGAGGAGGTCGACGCGCAGGCCGGGCTCTACCGGTCGCTGCTCGCCGACCGGCAGGTGCTGCTGGTGCTCGACAACGCGCGTGACGCCGAGCAGGTCCTGCCGCTGCTGCCGCCGACCGGGACCGTGCTGGTCACCAGCCGGCACCGGCTCGGCAGGCTGGTCGCCGAGTTCGGCGCGTTCTCCCTCGGCCTCGGCGCGCTCACCGAGGCGGACTCGCGGGCGCTGCTCGGCGGCGTGCTCGGCGAGGGCCGGGTGGCGGCCGAGCCGGCGGCGGCCGGGGAGCTGGCCGAGCTGTGCGGGCACCTGCCGCTGGCGCTGCGGATCGCGGCCGCGAACATCGCGACCGGCCCGGACACCACGGTCGCCGCGATGGCCGCGGACCTCGCCAAGGGCGACCGGCTCAAGCAGCTCGTCATGGACGGCTCCGACGAAAGCGCCGTGACGCGGGCGTTCGCCGTCTCCTACGAGGCGCTCGCCCCGGAGCTGCGGCGGCTGTTCCGGCTGCTCGGCCTGGCTTCGTGCGCCGACTTCACCGCCCGCGGCGCCGCGGCGCTCACCGGCGACCCGGTCGACACGGTGGCGCGGCAGCTGCGGCTGCTGGCCGCGGCGCACCTGGTCGAACAGCACGTGGCCGGCCGCTACCGGCTGCACGACCTGCTGCGGGCGTACGCGCTGCGCCAAGCCGGCGCGCACGAAGCCCCGGCGGCGCGGGCCCGGGCGTGGCGCCGGTTCGTCGAGCTGTACCTCTCCGGCGCGGACGCGGCGGAGCGGATCTTCGGCAGACGGCACGACCCCCGGCTGCCGCGCGAACCCGCGGTGGTGCCGGCGAACCCCATCTCCTTCGCCGACTCCGCCGAGGCCGCGGCCTGGCTCGACGCCGAGCACGAGAACCTCTGCGCGGTCGTCACGCAGGCGGTGACCGACGGGCCGTACCCGGTCGCCTGGTACCTCGCCGACGCCGTGCGCTCGGCGTTCTACCACCGGGGACGGCGGGTCGAGTGGGTCGACATCGCGACCACGGTCCTGGCCGCCGCGCGCCGCCTCGACGTGCCCGCCGTCGAGGCGGTCACCGCGCAGAGCATCGGGCTCGCGTTCGTCCACCGGGAACGGCACGAGCAGGCCGTCGAGTGGATGACCGAAGCGCTGCGCGTGTTCGAGCGCGTCGACTGGCCGGAGGGCAAGGCCGCCGCGCTCAACGCGTCCGCCATCGCGCTGCGGGTGGCCGGCCGGTTCGAGGAGGCGGCTTCGCAGTTCGAGCTGGCGCTGGACCTGCAGCGCCAGTGCGGCTACCGGCTGGGCCAGGTGAGCGTGCTCAACAACCTGGCCTCGGTGCACCGGCAGCGCTGCCTGCTCGACGCGGCCCGCGCGTGCCTCGACGAGGCACTGGAGCTCGCCGTCGCCGAGGGCTACCAGCTCGGCGAAGCGGTGGTGCTCGTCGGGATCGGCGTCGTCCAGCGGCTGCAGGGCGACCTGCCGGGCGCACGGCGGTCGCTGACCCGGGCGTTCGACCTGCACAAGGCGCACTCCCACCCGTACGGCCAGGGCTCGGCGCTGTGCGGGCTGAGCCTGGTGTCGATCGACCTCGGCGAGTTCGAGCAGGGCCGCGCGCAAGCCGTGCAGGGGCTGGAGATCGCCCGCCAGGAACAGAACCGCGAGACCGAAGTGGGCGCGCTCAACGCGCTGGCCAGGGCGGAAGCGGCGCTGGGGGAGACGTGCTCGGCGGTCCGCCACCAGCGGGAGGCGGTCGCGGTGGCCCGGCACTGGGGTTCCCCGTGGCACGTCGCGGAAGCGCTGAGCGGCATGGCGTCGGTCCACGGCGCCCGCGGCGACCACGAGGAGGTCCTGCTGGTCGGCGCGGAAGCCCTCGACCTGGCCCGCGGCGGCGGGCTGCGGCTGATCGAGGTGCGCTGCCTGCTGGCACTGGCCCGGGCCCACGCGGGTCAGGGCCGTCGGGCGGAAGCCCGTCGCCTGTGCGAGGAGGGCCTCAGCCGCGCGGCCGGCCTGCCCGCGCTGCAGACCCGCGCCCGCGAGGTCCTGTCCCGGCTCTGA